Part of the Corythoichthys intestinalis isolate RoL2023-P3 unplaced genomic scaffold, ASM3026506v1 HiC_scaffold_23, whole genome shotgun sequence genome is shown below.
CAGAACAAAATATGCAGTCATAGGACAAGGTACAAGTGGACATTATTCTTCTTGACACCACTTGTTGAGGAAAAGTACAACATTCTTTCAGTTAATCTTGAAATGAGATTTTGTAATTTCAGAGAAGTAATTTCCTACCCAACCAAATAGTACAAGCTCAGTAGAAAGAGGCTTGTCTGCATGTAATTTTACACCGACACCGCAGCAAGGATGGAAAAGTGTTCTCTCACCCAAGGCGATAAATCAGCCAGAGAGAAAGGAGCTTGGCATGGTAATCAGCTAATGGAAACGCCACTACTGCCTATAAATACAAATGCACCGTCAATTGCCGCAGACGCCATTTGGCATGTCAGTGGTATTCTGTGAAAATACTGCAGTCTACACCAGTCAGTCCTGCATCTCACTCAAAGATCTCCACAATCCTCATGGCGGGCTTCCTGTGACAGCGTCACGCTTTTTGAAGGGAATTCCCAACCTATAAACATGCACTTCCACAAAAGTGGGTTCAATCACAGGCCAGGGTCTCTCAAGGGACAAACAAATAGTAATTGCTTTGAAAATGCTAATTCATTAGACAAACCACTGTGTTTTCCTATCATACTGTCATGACCTCCTTATACACAGCCTACAAAAGACAGCTTTGTTATGATGCGCTTTACCGCTAGACACAGAACTTTTCAAAGTCCAATTGCCAATTTTCAGCCTTTGGGGGTAGTAGTGCCTTTTACTGTCACCTAAATTTGTTGACTCATGTTCTGGGTAAACACAGAATGGAGAAGCAATGTCAACCCAGCAGTTTCATGAGTTATAGTACTAActtttcaaacacattttgtcaCAGTTTTGCATAAAATGAACAATAGGAAACAGGGCACAATGTACACTAGATCATGCAATTTTCTGATTTCAGAGGTAGAAATCTTTGTCACGCTCTtactaaataattatttattcctgagcagtgttgttttcgtcaacaaggaCTAATACGAAAATATTTCCTCGACAAACAATTTTCATTAtgatgataacgagctaaaaacatatattgggagactaaaatataacaacacaaatgccagttttcgtctgacaaaacgagaacaagacgaaaatgcgccatagttttcgTCGCATGTTAACAATGCGTGactttttatgtgtagttagcctgcctggttgtgtcactcatgtgacgtgctgcaatCCCCCAACCCACCTACTAGTTCGGTGTCCTCTCCGgtctccccattgcttgttttgagacacacactGTAGTATTTGTCTTCTTATctcggcaagagagaatatgcaatgttgttttggcctttaaaggtctgtgctgagtgctaaatgtaactcgtagctttAGTTGAGCATTCActttagcattaggctattgctaatGGCGATTGTCCTCCTAAAttcttggacaactttttttacatacagttagtGGCGTCCAGCCGGGTAtaactaattaaaaaatattgtagcctactgttttcctgctgagtgtgtattatcacgtgacagatttgtagatgctacaatatttgCTCCTCTGCCAATGTTAATTGGAAACCTTTTCTTACTTATTTATAATGTGaatcttttgaattttacagacgaaaatattgaGTTAACGTCCATTAAAATTAGACGAAATCTGTCTCAAGTTttggtcaacaaaaactagacgaaggcaaacacattttgaaatgactaaaatttgactaagaagtattatcgtccaaaagactaaaactaagatgaaaattaaaatggctgccaaaaacaacactgctcttgagtatgttgttttttttacatggcTTCCCGGAGTAGGAATGACAAGtcaattagaggtgggaatcttggtgcgcctaacgattcgattacgattcagaggctacgactcggttataaatcaattatttatGCATCTCCCCCACCCCCCCAGCTCTTAGCTGCTTTTAACATTTTATACATTACttacaaaaattgtaaaaaatctTCTAAGGCTtgaataaactactatttcagtgacaagttaacagttgaaaacagtaaatactcaagtcctcattctatatcagcagctttaaaatacattcaatgaatttaatgttatgaatcaaccgttaaagttgttaaaattgctcccgctattccataattttccttctgtctactttcgacatgtgaaagtttcaaaattgtttcatcatttaaagatagattcaagtcaagattttgctgatttaggagtattttagatcaagTTATTTAAAGCTAATTAGGTTAGCTCGgatggttcgctacaacagccttccagagaagtctactgctttaagatggcagctgtttaccaacgccggcgagtctgtcatttcgcatctagttttctatacatgtgctaacgccgctgagtgtcatttcgcatctagttctttatacatgtgctaacgccgctgagtgtcatttcacatctagttctttatacatgtgatatctaccgtagcattatgtgggcgtagtttgtagcggctgtcggccgcagtcaggtattactgtttttttatctagtggcatgagttgagcatgatgtttaccctcggtccgttcctcattgcgtcccgaagaccctgtgttttagttccgctttacttggcatatttcaataatctgaatttggatatttgtgaatcgttctcgaatcttccacagccgaatcgcgaagAATCTAAGAGTCGGAAATTTTTCACACCTCTAAAGTCAATCTGTCTTTTTTCCTATCATTAATGGTTGAAGACCATTAATGCTCTTTATAGACCCAACATAATTCTTGttttataaaaaatacaaaacacaaaatgGGTGTACAATTTTAAGCAGCTGTTTAAGGATCTCTTTTTAAAATGTCTTAGTGAAACATCCTAGTAAGAAAAAACAGACCCTCACCCTTGATTGAGGTCGTTTTCCGTGTTGTCCAACCACAGGCGCACAGCCACCGCGTTGCCTTCTCGACACTGCGTAAAGATGTCATCCATCTCGGGACGTCCAACGTTAACCTGAGCGACACGACGCGGAGATGAAGCGACCTGTTGGAGGTTTCATCCGTCCCTCACCGGGGGCAGTGAGGGACACGATCGCAGAGCCTCGGGGGAACGTTTGTACCAACCTAAAATAGGAAAAGGATCAAAAATAAAAGTTATGCTATAATAGCCATGTAAAAATAACTGCTAATTCTGTctattaattataataataatcaaagcTGTTATGATAATCAACCAAGGTTAAGCAATCCAGTATGTTAGTaatacttttcacagtgagtcagATTGGCCTGTAAAAAACAACACTAACAGGCCACTGGATTAAGTACAGTACACTTGACACTAGACATgttccgattaccggtttcatggTATATTTcacggtatgaaaacatcaaggtttcaaaaccgcaaaaattttcctccataccgtccctaaggaattaaaatacttattatgtcccaaaaatgcatggagaaatccctcgtttgcagctgtaaggctaaaCCCTCgcccaccagttgttgctcagtgtcagtgagtcagctgtgctacacgatggctggaggaggtgaaactcctgaactttttcccacatcaaagaaaacaaaatcgctggtatgggaatacttcggctacagaaaagttacagctggctgcggcttagaggaggagggctaaCCGACATGTGAAacctgtttgcggagggtggctcccAAGGGGCCAATACTTCTGATATGATTCCGCATTTGTACAAAatgaaaggttagtaaacactgtcatgtaggggtgggacaaaatatcgaaatggtgatatatcgtgattctttgtatcccaaaaggttatcgatattctccagtcaagaatcgagatatcgttttaaaaaggtgtcaatatttgtttttgttttttttaaatgaaccatcaagttgctaccaaaatcttccaccataacagTCTCTCAGATAACTctgaggctgccattgacggtactcgacgcccaattcatttagactgggaacgttcgttcattcaaaaccagagcattcacagtcattcggtccgattttcggggcatttacaggttatttcCGGTTCAGTTTCAGTCTCtgcttattcatttgggtgattcccaggtcgcgtcctgttctgtaactcaaaataaacaggaagtgacccataatgtaccccaaaatcaacaggaagtaactgaaaatcaacaggtaaatgacattaaatggcccaaaattacctcattgcctggcattggctgccactgacggccatagacgttcaatccgtttgaagtatagatggcagcgaatgaaccctcccagttcaaatggattggacgtctactagtgataaactcattccaaatcacaacagaaacttgttttttttgctgattagttgtttgtagaaaatcctacaatgatttcctgaccattgtatcgataatcgttgtatcgccatatcgtcagatcatcgttatcgtgagctttatatcgcaaatcgtatcgtatcgtgaggtaccaagagggttCCACTcctactgtcatgaacgtttccctcgagcaccgagagttaactccagcgtgtttagtgtgtctagcggtggtaaaacatgtggtgatcttttctctctggcagctgtttgtgttgagaaagaatgtgtgtataatgtaaacatgatacgagtcatacacatgtgctttttatggaaaataatttaatttttttgttctgatggtaataatgttgagctcacctaaaggaccacatttattttaattttacttagaatttttttttttttttttttaactaaacattatacttatgttccaatttcttAATatggtttgaaaaataaaacccctgttcaatggaaaaaatgtttttttaaacccagactgtcaaagtaacacattttagagcagtaccataattttcgcactataaggcgcacctgactatcagCCGCCACCAccaaattttacacaaaaactgcatttgttcatagataagccgcactggactataagctgcagttgTGCTCACTGGATTGGTTTgacagtaggcctgaacgatattggaaaaaactattgctgcgatatttttggggtttgcgatatattgcgatattatattgcgatatttaaaaaaaatgtacatatatttttttcaagaaattatcacaagatgacttaaatagctgtttggaaagactagatgactcaccatcaccacagtgtacagtcatcccttgtttttcgcggttaaaggggaccagaacccgccgcgataagtgaaaaaccgcaaagtagcgcacctcccccattttttttgttgttgttgttgttgttgttgttgttgtgttttttgtgcccaatgtatttattcagatttagcattgaaaagagatacatataagacatgtttttttctcacttttccccccaaagtgattttaaaaatgtatataaataaatggtttttaagcacttcaaatgtcataattatgataagttttaaacataattgtccaaccaaatcatttttgaacaacaataaagtactgtagcagataaatgcttggctttattaaatgctcctgtttatctactttagctgtgaccattgaagtgacatgtagaaatttcaaactcctcatgatcacttctggcatttaaatgtctccaacgtccctaCAATACACACATTCATTGCAGCGCGGCTTctttgcaactgtttaacaagttaaacgatgattgacagatgcccgtgtgaagtctgcttctttggccagatcaaagccatcgttgtgctgcagtgactgagaggatcaaaaggctgggagagggagggtaggaggctgtgcgcagaccagaaagtgaggcgtatgtggatcaaaaaaaaaaaaaagaaaaactatcgcacgtgcttgcgatgggactattgcgcacacgcacatcgcaatggcgatgtttaaacaatatatcgttcaggcttatttgacagcgtcattatatgactgtcataagctcaaatgaaccaccatgaagctttgaaccagttggctgcaaagcttcaagaagcttcatttggccatcactgctcccttgggggagagagtcaacctctgctgtcaacactgttgttgtccaacatgcctcctaacatgcattgcagcgctactgatgtaaataacaatcaaaattcatgttctgtgctaattatttcttcagttactgttccagttgttttattaattggaagttatggtatttggtaacactttatttgacagctgcgtcataagaccgtcataattaagacatgacactgttatgagcattaatgtatgtttataacagatgttatttagtgttatcaggcaaattatgtcactttacataatttgccggatgacacttagtgacatctgtcataagcgttcagtaatgcccatgttagtgtcatgtcataattatgacggtcttatgacgccgctgtcaaataatgtgttatctattaacccaaataaatcaacaaataagccgcactggactataagccgcaggattcaaaatgaagggaaaaagtagcggtttacagTCCGAATATTacggtaattgcaataccgtgagaccgtgatattttggcttaatgttatcataccgtcagaataccaTACCGACACATGTTGACTTGCCAGCCAATCTAAATGTCTTCTCAAAATATGGTGATTAATTTGTTGCACTTTATGTACACTCATTGCATGCCCCAAAAAATACATAAGACAATTTCGATCACTAATATAAGTACTGTACAAGAAAATATTTATTAAGTGTTGGttggccatttaaaggaaatttgCAAACAAAACCTGCAAATATTTACACGTCCCTTCTTCTTCAAGGGGAGGAACGGTGTTGTTTGTCTGCAACACTAAAGTTTCTCAATTTGGATTTAAAAGTTTAATTCAaggaaataatataatatatcatGTAAATATCAAGTACAGCTTGCGTGGAAGGCACAACTGTGCCAAAAGCGCATCGATGATTCATTTGGgttgaacatttaaataattCGAGCTCCTGGACTGGAAAAAGTGTAACATTAGTCAAGAGATCGTAAAAACATAAGCACCCAAATGAGCTCATATCCTCGGAGTATTTCATACAATGACCAAGTTCAATGACCATTTATGTCTGGATAGCAACGCCTGCTACCGAACCTTCGCGCTTAACCACGAGAAAAAACAACTTTGTTAAGTTCCATTTAACTCCAGGACAAAACACGCAGCTCTTGTCCAAGTAATCAAGCCGTGTCAAAACCAAAGACATATAAAGAGGAAGCAGTAAGAAATAGACATTTCAGCTTTTAGCCTCTCAAGCTAACCTACATTCTTGACGGTCCGTTCCTCTCATTGAGTTGAATAAGCGCGACTAAAAACGGCGCCCTTTCACGATTAAACAAACACGACGGGCGAATAAATGTCACGAAAAAAGTTAAGGCGATTACTTACCAGATGGAATGGCGTGAAAGAGACGTAGACGGGCCTCGGGAGAGGTCTTTGCGGGGTTCTTTTGCGTCTCGGTGGATTGAACCGTGACTCTTTGCCGACTGCCTCTGCCTGCCTACGTCCACACCCTCACGTAACGTAAGGACGTGGTACATCAGCCGGAGGAAGTGTGACGCCGCCTCTAGCCTATACGGAGTACTGCACATCAAATAATACACCCTGGGGGCACGGATTCTAGATTGATACTAAGTGTAGATCAGGGATCCGCAAATACGTATCTCGAAGGTCCACAATTGTTTTtctcatacaagcatgggtccattcaTTCATGTCGGtgaagtacaaggcaggtcgaaaGTGGTAAAGGTTGTTTTagtttgaccaaacaaaaatacaatgcacattGTGGTTAAATCCAAAATAAAttgacaaaacattttcttgacttaaaataaaaatacaaacaaaaaaaaaaaaaaaccaacatgcaagtacaatgtttTTGGAGAAAACTtctcaaaagagctgtgctgTTTAACATAATGgcttttcacattttcactttttatcagagcaactgactttaagcatattaagcacatactgtaggtttggtacttgcaggtGGTAAAATGGGcgcatatttgtcagtccattTCTCATTGAAACAGcgattttcgttgtccacttttcttctcttggtcaacttagagcatggcattttttttttagattcggtgttctactggtggcatgtaaacaaacagattgcaaagtgccggttgcgactcgtgtttcacactgctgcggtccgtccactctagctagcagcatgcaggctctctcggCCAATCAGCGCAGAGTTGTCATAgcgatgacaacagaagtggaaACATGGAAGATAtatgactaaaaatgaaacagaatttagcaaTAGAATAGTAGTGCATAGCGATAGACcggcgattcatacaaataatatgtgttttaaaaagttttgggtttttttttttcccgtttttgttgttgttgttgttgttgttgttgttgttgttgttgttaaatgcCATTTTCTATGGGTCCACTGAGAGGTCTGCCGTGGTCCGGCCCTTGACTGCGGCCCGCAAATTGAGGACCCTGGCTGTAGATAAATTAGGTGggaaatttttatttaaatgaactCTCAGTTTTAGAAATGTTGGATACACTTTGTATAGTGTGAATCccgaagaatttttttttttttttttttttttaaacatgtagacacattgtttagttgttgtttttttgttttttgttttttgttttttacaactttAACATATGACGACCAATCACTAttcaacacacatacacaaatcgGCCGCTCAAAAAATggtgtccaatttttttttcacctctctTGTTTAGTTTCTTCCGAAAGTGTTGtactttgaaatatttcatttttttcccactaaCGTCTAAGATTAAGGTAATTAACTGCATTCTTAGAAATGTTTTTCCCTCAACATCCAGCTTGAATCATAGCCGCGTTGATGCTACTAGTTATAAACCAAACCGTTTGTAAATTCGTCATGAAATCAGTGAGTTTAGAGTATTTTAATCGAGTAATAAACTCACATTACGACCGCTACGAACCCACCTAATTACAGTACAGTGTTCTGACGTAAGATGGCCGTTAGTTACGTACGCCGCCGAATCTATCATTATTGCATCTATTCTTatttatgtgatatctatggtTCCTGTGAAGCATTACACATACGTCATCAACCTGCGCCGTGGACCCACGCGCATACAAATAAAGCGACGAACGTGGTCGATAAAGGTTGGTCAAAATTACGATTTGGAAAATATTTTCGTGCTTAAAATAGCCAAATGAAATAAAGATATTCGGAATTACCGCTGACATTCTTATCACCCGTCCAGTCGTTTCGACGCCGTAGTTTGGTAAGTTAAATTTACTCTGATTTTGCCCGACTGTTGTGTTATTTTTAAACATCTGCTTCTACAATGTACAGTTTACTGGAACTTAGAAGATGTTTAATGAGGACGACGACTGGAATGACGCTGCCGAAGTCCTCAGCCAAAGTGTTGAGAAAAAGAAGCCAAACAGCGCCAAGGTAAAGGTATGTACTGTACGATACTTAATTGTCATTACTTGCAATGCAAAATACTGTGTGCAGACTTGTAGTCTACACGACTATTGCATGTTTAGGTAGGATCAAGTAGAGCGATAGTCAGCATATGTTTTAACAAATATACACAGTGGTTGAGCCATAAACTACAGTACAATGCCTAGGAGGGAGTGGGCCAGGTCGTATTTATGAGAGGTGATGCTTAGCAGTACTATCAGTAGCAATATAATGTAATTTTAGCCTCCTAATGGTGGCTATTTAGGGTGATGTGttgtattattttacacaattaGGCTTGTCTTAAAAGATGCCATAATGACAGCATTTTTTCATGCCGTTTAGTCCAAAAATGTGGGAAAGAAGAGCCTCCTGCGGACGCTGCAGACATTAGGATCAATACCAGACTGGAAGAACGAAGACCAGCGTCAGATTGACAGTGACAGTGACACCGCAGTCGCCATGCAACAcaccaagaagaagaaaaagaaatccAGAAAAAAGCGGACAAAAAAAGGGACAACCACAGCAGGAGTTCAGAGCAACAACGTGGATGTCAAGAAGGAGCAAAAAGTGAccaagaagaagaaagtggaaAAGAAAATTGGTGAGTGTCGGATTTTTGTGTTTTGAAATGAAGCGTGCCACTCCTTTTAGGCTGTTGATGGAAAAGCATTTGGTTTTGACATCACAAGATGAAAACAAGAGGGTACAATTTTATCAATTCATCAAATATTTTGCAACAGAAGTAAAATGGGTTAAAGATAAGCTGAAGTTTTTCATCTTTTCATGTCAAACCCAAATATTTTAGTATATAGCTAAAGTAAAGAGGAGTACTATGCACATACATTATCATTAATGGAGAAACAAATGTCATCTCGAAGGTGTTCCAAATGATAAACATGCACCTGCAGAAGCTGTGGTGGGAAAAGAAACCCCACCGAAACCAGCCGGCGATGCCCCGAAACTGAGCCGACAGCAgtggaaaaacaaaatgaagaGCAAGAGGAAATGCAAAAACAAATTCCGCCAGGACAAACTTGAAAACAAAGTCGAAAAGGCCGGTGAACTTCTCCCGTCAACGTGTTCCATCCCCAACGGAGGCGGACCGGTGGAAGTGCGGcatgagaaaaaaatgccacagaaAAGGAAAAAGACTGTTGACGATCAATCACCGTTACCATTAAAAACAGCCAAGAAGGAAGGGGAACAAACACTCAACggtttgaaacatggaggagacaATTCCCGCGCAAATCGACTAAAAGGCGAGCTGTGCAAAGCCGAGAAGCTGAAACGAGACCGTCTCCGGAAGCTTCTCCAGCAAGTGAGTCCCGAGGAGCCTGAAGAGGAGGTGCAGTCTGTTCCAGAAGAGAACGAAGAAGTGAAAGAAGACCGTTCGACCTTGTTGCGTTTACGCATGGAGCAGCGTCTGGAGTCTGCTCGCTTCCGCTACATCAACGAGCTCCTTTACAGCAGCACCAGCGGCGAGGCCAAGCGCATGTTCAAGCAGGACCCGCAGGCCTTCCAGATCTACCACAAAGGCTACACGGCGCAGGTGAGCCGTTGGCCCACCAACCCCGTGGATGCCATCATATCCTACATTAAAAATAAGTAAGACTCTTAGACCAAAGTATAATTCCTTCTCAGAAAAATCTGTTGCTAAAAGTGGTATTACTGGATGGTTTCAGACCTGCCTCACTGGTGGTGGCCGATTTTGGCTGCGGCGACTGTAAGATAGCACGTAGCGTCAAAAACAAAGTACACAGCTTCGACCTGGTGGCGACCTGCGACCTGGTGACTGTTTGTGACATGGCCAAGGTGACCGACTATGCTGTGTTCCGTCTACATTAACCCTTTCGTGCACAAAATGAAAGATgcttcaatggcactgaaacatgagcatccgCAGCCAcgcttcccagtttaaatgaacatGTGTCGTTGCCACAGGTCCCGCTAGAGGACAGGTCAGTAAGCATCGCCGTCTTCTGCCTCTCCCTCATGGGAACCAACCTGGCAGAGTTCCTCGCCGAGGCCAACCGTGTGTTGAAACGAGGGTAAATCATGCGAAAATTGTTCGTGTAAACCGGTATTCGGGTGTGTAACTGCATCTTATCGTGTTTAGCGGCGTATTGAAAATTGCCGAGGTGGCAAGCCGATTCGAAAACGTGCGGAATTTCATTAACGCACTGGCCAGACTGGGATTTAAGATGGTGTCAAAGGTAAGAGATGCACACACACAAGACACTTGATTAGATATCAAAGGCCatgtgtaattatttttttcccttttaaaacTCATGAGCTGCCACTGACAGTAataaatagacgtccaatccatatgaACTGATAGGGAGCCCTTCCAGTTCGATTGGATTTGATGTCCCAGTCAATGGCTCTAAAACTTGATCAATCACTCCCAGCCCTGTCTTACatcataattagggctgtcaaacgattaaaatttttaatcgagttaatcacagcttaaaaaataattaatcgtaattaatcgcaattcaaacaatctataaaatatgccatatttttctgtaaattattgttggaatggaaagacacaagacggatatattcattcagcatactgtacatgagtactgtatttgtttattataacaataaatcattaagattgcattaacattattaacattctgttaaagcgatccatggatagaaagacttgtagttcttaaaagataaatgttagtacaagtctgTCTACacaccaacaagctgtttgggaggcatgcacggagaaaacctttcctcacaatcataaacgcaagcGTCTGGAGATCGCCAAgtggtattggggcttcaactgggaccgtgtgctttggtcagatgagaccaagattgagctttttggcaacaaacactctaagtgggtctggcgtgccacgaaagatgtgcatgctgaaaagcacctcatacccactgtgaagtatgggggtgggtcagtgatgctgtggggctgtttcgcttccaaaggccctgggagccttgttagggtgcatggcatcatgaatgctttgaaataccaggacattttaaatcaaaatctgttgccctctgcccgaaagctgaagatgggtcgtcactgggtctttcagcaagac
Proteins encoded:
- the LOC130911194 gene encoding ribosomal RNA-processing protein 8-like isoform X2, with the translated sequence MFNEDDDWNDAAEVLSQSVEKKKPNSAKSKNVGKKSLLRTLQTLGSIPDWKNEDQRQIDSDSDTAVAMQHTKKKKKKSRKKRTKKGTTTAGVQSNNVDVKKEQKVTKKKKVEKKIGVPNDKHAPAEAVVGKETPPKPAGDAPKLSRQQWKNKMKSKRKCKNKFRQDKLENKVEKAGELLPSTCSIPNGGGPVEVRHEKKMPQKRKKTVDDQSPLPLKTAKKEGEQTLNGLKHGGDNSRANRLKGELCKAEKLKRDRLRKLLQQVSPEEPEEEVQSVPEENEEVKEDRSTLLRLRMEQRLESARFRYINELLYSSTSGEAKRMFKQDPQAFQIYHKGYTAQVSRWPTNPVDAIISYIKNKPASLVVADFGCGDCKIARSVKNKVHSFDLVATCDLVTVCDMAKVPLEDRSVSIAVFCLSLMGTNLAEFLAEANRVLKRGGVLKIAEVASRFENVRNFINALARLGFKMVSKDTDNTHFFSFEFMKTGDAPANVKKFGLQLKACLYKKR
- the LOC130911194 gene encoding ribosomal RNA-processing protein 8-like isoform X3 — protein: MFNEDDDWNDAAEVLSQSVEKKKPNSAKVKSKNVGKKSLLRTLQTLGSIPDWKNEDQRQIDSDSDTAVAMQHTKKKKKKSRKKRTKKGTTTAGVQSNNVDVKKEQKVTKKKKVEKKIEAVVGKETPPKPAGDAPKLSRQQWKNKMKSKRKCKNKFRQDKLENKVEKAGELLPSTCSIPNGGGPVEVRHEKKMPQKRKKTVDDQSPLPLKTAKKEGEQTLNGLKHGGDNSRANRLKGELCKAEKLKRDRLRKLLQQVSPEEPEEEVQSVPEENEEVKEDRSTLLRLRMEQRLESARFRYINELLYSSTSGEAKRMFKQDPQAFQIYHKGYTAQVSRWPTNPVDAIISYIKNKPASLVVADFGCGDCKIARSVKNKVHSFDLVATCDLVTVCDMAKVPLEDRSVSIAVFCLSLMGTNLAEFLAEANRVLKRGGVLKIAEVASRFENVRNFINALARLGFKMVSKDTDNTHFFSFEFMKTGDAPANVKKFGLQLKACLYKKR
- the LOC130911194 gene encoding ribosomal RNA-processing protein 8-like isoform X1 yields the protein MFNEDDDWNDAAEVLSQSVEKKKPNSAKVKSKNVGKKSLLRTLQTLGSIPDWKNEDQRQIDSDSDTAVAMQHTKKKKKKSRKKRTKKGTTTAGVQSNNVDVKKEQKVTKKKKVEKKIGVPNDKHAPAEAVVGKETPPKPAGDAPKLSRQQWKNKMKSKRKCKNKFRQDKLENKVEKAGELLPSTCSIPNGGGPVEVRHEKKMPQKRKKTVDDQSPLPLKTAKKEGEQTLNGLKHGGDNSRANRLKGELCKAEKLKRDRLRKLLQQVSPEEPEEEVQSVPEENEEVKEDRSTLLRLRMEQRLESARFRYINELLYSSTSGEAKRMFKQDPQAFQIYHKGYTAQVSRWPTNPVDAIISYIKNKPASLVVADFGCGDCKIARSVKNKVHSFDLVATCDLVTVCDMAKVPLEDRSVSIAVFCLSLMGTNLAEFLAEANRVLKRGGVLKIAEVASRFENVRNFINALARLGFKMVSKDTDNTHFFSFEFMKTGDAPANVKKFGLQLKACLYKKR